The Hippoglossus hippoglossus isolate fHipHip1 chromosome 21, fHipHip1.pri, whole genome shotgun sequence genomic sequence TGATCACCACCAAACTGTGTGGAAGGAAGTCATCACACTGGTGTAGATCTGTATCAGGGGGATGATCcaggattatttatttattttttcccacattttctgAAGACTGatttctttaaatatgtattttggtGTAAactactgagggccattctaggTCAAATcatattttgatgttttatcTGATTATTTGTTATTACTTGGTGACAGATGTGTTGTATTGTTGATTGGGAACtcaatgaaacatttattgTCTTCCTGATTTCTCTCAGACTCCTGGTTAAACTCCCAGAAGTGGATTATCAGCTGAAAGTGAAAACCACATTTGACAAGTAAGATTTGTGACAACATGAAAGTTTCAACATACATAAGTGTATATAACCTGGAGTGATTATCTGTATTTATCTATAAtctttttaattgtgtgtttttgtacgTTTCCGTCTCCAGGGACCTCCCCCCCGGCAGAGTGTGAGTACACACAACCTCAAAACGTTTAATTTTAGCACGGAAAGAAGAAGTGAAACATAAAGATTTCAGCTTTTAAAGAACAGTGGCAAACCCTGTACTACACACGTGCAGTCAGTTGTGAGTCtgttctgaagaaagaaccacacacagCAGGGGAGGGGGAAAGCTGCcacttttgtggaggaggaaatgtttggttaAGTGGTCGACTGTGAGGTTGATGTAGGTCGAAGGGGTTTCgcagtttctcaagaaacaacTCAGACGAGCATGGGTTCCTTCTCAAgaatttctcttttattcttgtaatattttgacatttttctcattaaatcacAACTTAATTCTCattcattttgtcattattCTACAAAACCCACACGTTTTTTTCTTAACAGACTTCACCCTGTTTAAGTCCCGTAGATCTCATCGATTTTACAGTAATCTGATGTTGTCACATTCCTGATTTTAGCAGCTCCACTTCAATTGagttatatttttattgatatGTTTAATGCCAAATCACAAGACATCATCATAAGACACTTTACACTCTACGGTTGAGTAGAGACGTGACAATATTGTTGAGAAAAACCCACAATGAGGAATCACTTTGTGACAATGAAAAAAGAGTTTCAACAGATAGAAACCTCCAATAGAACcacactcagtgtgtgtgtgtgtgtgtgtgtgtgtgtgtgtgtgtgtgtgtgtgtgtgtgtgtgtgtgtgtgtgtgtgtgtgtgtgtgtgtgcgtgcgtgtgtgtgtgtcttcaatAAATCAGTACAACCTGCTGCACTTGTGTTAAATCTGGGCTTTTGTGCTTTACCCTCTTTACTTCTCAGAAGTCGGCAGTTTTTCATCCTGACCAACAACACTAAAGTTATGGATATTGAGGACTACTCCAATGGCTGCCTCTCTGTGGACTTCAGACACCTGGTAAGACAATTCACTGTTTGATTGTCTTCATGCGTTTGTGTTATTAATTACACCTGGGAAGAGCAATTACATTTTCTCAATAGCTATTATACAGTATCAGTGCAATCAATACATCACATACACTTGGAATAAATACTTAGTCAATGATTCGTTGTATTGAAGCCACTTGACATTGAGTTTGTATCTTTCAGCAgttaaaagagaagaaatataTCAATGGCACAAAGGGGAGTGAGGTAAGAAATGCAGTGTTCTATAAACTATAAACAGTGTCAATCACAAACTGCTGAGTGCCTTTACCTTTATTGTCTGATCCATCATTTTTAAGTAGTTGCACCAGCGAGCTCCATCATCTGCATGTTCCTAATGCCGTGTCGCTGGGTGTTTTCCAGGGTCTGCTCTCGGTGACAGAGGAACTTCACTCTCTCAGCTTCGAGGCGTGCTTCACAGTGCAGGGCCTCACCATCGACCTGGAGGTCAGTGTCCATTTTTTAATTCGGCGCTTGCATGTTGTGGCAGCAACTTGCTTATTGTGTTTGTGAACTCAACTGTTTCAGACGTGCTCCCTGCCGCTGGTGGTCATTTCCAATGTGAGCCAGCTGCCCGGAGGCTGGGCCTCTGTCATGTGGTACAACCTGCTGACGCACGAGCCGAGGGTGAGCCGACACATTCTGTACATCTAGATAAagctaaatgaaaacaacagcttGTGGCGTTGATTCAACTTTATGGTTTTGTTGGCGAACGTTTGTGGTACAGTTGAATTTTGTTGCGTTGTACCTCGAGATGtaaaccttcctcctcccctctcctttctATCCATTCACAGAACTTGGCGTTCTTTGGAAACCCACCTCGGGCCGGCTGGAGCCAGCTCTCTGAGGTCCTGAGCTGGCAGTTCTCCACCTTTGCCGGTCGCGGCCTCAACAAGGAGCAGCTCACCATGCTTGGAGAAAAGCTTATCGGTATGTTCACCCTTGAGCTTGAgttgattttgaaaaataacagaaaaggGAGTTCAGCAGGGTTTTCTGTGGGTACCTCGGCTTCCCAGCTCTCCCCCTCTACCCTCAAAGGGAAAGCGATATAGATAACGGACGGATGAGTGGAtgaaaaagggaggaaaaacatGTGTGAGGCATGAAGTCGCTCACGTTATAACATGAGCAGGACGTTGAAGGGGCGTTTGAAGGGCTAGATGGCCAAtacccctacatcacatagagaaatgggacaacactGCCCCTTAGTGGTAGGGCTTAGGGGTGAATTGGGAAAGGGCCTTTTTGTGTTGTGTACCTTGATAAAGTCACGTAGTGTTACTAACGTTGTCTTCTATGTAGGTCAGCACGTCTCCTGCAATGACTATCACGTGTCGTGGTCAAAGTTCTCTAAGGTAACTATTGAATTACACAACCCCATGTGGTCTCAAATCAAACATGGTtgtgccatctagtggttaaatggaaaatatatacaatatgtctataatgtgatgttttaaatgGCAAACGAGTGcttctcgtctctctctccatgtgtcGCGCGTCTTCAAGGAGAATATTCCAGGAAAGCCCTTCGGTTTCTGGATGTGGTTGGACTCCATCCTCGAGCTCATCAAGAAACACTTGCTGCCAGTTTGGAATGAGAAGTGAGCCGCTGACGATGTCTCAGTCCATCTTAACTACATTTTTCTCATAGGATGTTAGAAAACGTAGCATAATGGGCCAGTGTGTCATATTGAGACATTTGTAGACACTAAGCATCTTAAGGAATTGGCTCGTATCTTTCTCAGTCTGCAGATTCTCCACATGGGGGAGCTGTTCAGTCATATTGTGTCTAAACTGTTTCAGCAGCATGTCAGACCTGCAGAAGTAAACGTGTCCATTCATGCTTCCGAAAGGCAAAGATCCTCAGAAACAACTGTGCTCCAGTTCAAAAAGTGTTGAAATTGCAGCAACTATTACTTGTATTGACTTGTATTTTTCTGATAAAtgctttatttgatttgatagacacctctagatgtcactaaattctacaaactgaaccttgTCAGCTTGTCAGTAGAATGCTAAAATGCGATCCCAGGAAAAACGTACACTTCAAAGagacctttttatttattttcagctaCATCATGGGTTTCGTGAGTAAAGAGACGGAGCGATCTCTGCtgaaggacagagacagaggcaccTTCCTCTTACGCTTCAGTGAGAGCCACCTCGGAGGAATAACCTTTACCTGGGTGGAGCACAGTGACAATGGTGAGGTCTCTTACAAATCTACCATGAAGCACAAAAGTATATTAAAACTCTGTCTTTTAGGCAGTTGAATAATCCCCACAAATGTGAATCCTAAGCAAACACAGATAAGTAAGAAGTATTGATTATTCTCTCCAATGCTGAACCTGGCTAATGATGATAAGTTCTCGCAATAGGAGAAGTGAAGTTCAACTCTGTGGAGCCATACACCAAGAACCGGCTCAGTGCTCTCCCGTTTGCCGACATCATACGAGACTACAAAGTGATCTCAGAAGGGGTCGTCCCAGAGAACCCACTGAAGTTCCTCTACCCCGACATCCCCAAGGACGAGGCCTTCGGTCGGCTGTACAACAGTCAGCCCTGCAAAGGCAAGAGAGCAAACACACGCCCATGTCTTCCTCAAGAGTTCATGTTCTTCACAGCAGGAATCTTTATTGGCTAACGTTTCTCATGTCATTGTTCAATTTCCAGTCCATCCATACATATCATCTACCCTGATCCCCATCTCTGAATTACGGTGAGTTTATTATTACCTCACATACCCACGTTGTGCTGACTGATATTTATACggttgacttttttttaatagtagTTTCACTGACATTGTGCTGACAGGGCAACCCACAGCATATTGATTTCAACCATGTATGAGTTTCTCCTGATGGGAGTCAGGCCCCTCACCTGtatgattcatatttttattccaGCTCTCATACAAGCACCACGTCCCCTTCTTGCCAGTCTCCTGAGCCCCCGATGACTCCGGGCGAGTTCAATATGCTCAACGATCATCTGTGCTTCGACATAAACACGGTATGTTTGCATCACTTTGTATATATTCTCTTTCTTTATGCCTCTGTGCTgatgacagccagtggccagaggcattatgttttcatccgaATGCCTTGAGGGAAGTTCTTCAAACTTggtaaaaacattcacttggagtCAAGGATTAACTAATTTGATTTTGgtagctgaaggtcaaaggtcacgttgAGCAAATACTGGAATGTTTCAATAAAACCGAGCTGCATATAATGTGTCTCTCCTTTTCGTTATGTGGACTAatcctcatcttctccttttGCTTTGCAGATGAGTTCCCCATACTCCGAGTGAAGCCACGTTCAGATATCAACAAGGTTTTCCCACTAACCTGAAACCAGTCTCCCATCAACGTCGTGATGAtcatgaaacagtttttttgtggTGAAATTGAATTCATTACTTGAGcctgttgtgtatttgtttgtgtttttggttgtttttttcattcataatCGCTCTTGATAGAACTTTTGATGTCACTGTGTTTTAACTGTAGATCCGAGACAACCTAGATTTCAATGAATAATGTTTTAACTATTGATTAGTTCTATAAGGCTGTCGTTGTATATATGACGATTCAAAATTGTTCATTTTGACTGCAATGTTTATATTAgcttgcttttttttatttctgtattacTTAGTTGTAATTGGTGCAGTGGAAACTGTGTGGTAGTTACACAATGTTTTGATTTGACCTGTGttgcaaacacattcatttactCATCTGTTCATGCATTCATTCATGGTTACTTCACCTGCCACCGATCAACCATGAGGAGGACACGTCAAGACATAACTTTCCAATATAAGTCTGttgagcttttactttgaaagcaGCCAGAATAAAAAATGCCTATGACTCACTTCCTCTTGATGCTCTTgctccctctgtttttctgtcaagAATCACGTGATTCCTAGAGAGTGAGGATGTATGACTCAATCCAAACAATGAGGTCAAACAAGCTTCCTTGTACGATCCAGTTCCTCAGTTAGATTATAGTCTTACTCTGATTTAGTgctaaaaagtttaaataacaGATTACAAATGCACTTATTTGTTACAAACATattttgatgtgattttttggggtgttgtgttgcacaaaacactttgaaacctttgaaacatgacaacatgatCCATGGTACATGACCCTcgctcacagacacagagatggTAGTAGTCTGAAATCCATCTTTTGAAAGATAGTGGGCATGTGAGGGGGGGCAAATCTGTCATTGAGAAAATTCCACCCAGCTTTCATGAGGTCAAGTGTAAATTAGAATACACCCAAAACATTTTTGAacgcaaaagaaaaacaggaagattGTGCATCTTTGAAGATTTTGGACACAAGGGCataatattcatttatatatttgatagGTACAACGAATAGTTGAATATTATGGTCATCTTGTTGTTGGTGTGGCTTCCAAATCCAAACATATACCTGACGAGTGCTTCAATTAATTTTCTACTTCAGTTACAAAATACACTAGACACAATAATCGATGGGCAGGAATATAAGCACGGTCAAAGACTTCAATAATCTCACAATCACAGGCAGCGTATGATGACATTTAACCAATCAAAAACCAGGACTAATGGCAGTCATTGTATGTCCTAGTTAAgcgttaaaggttcagtgtgtagagtttggtgacatctagtggtgaagtgtcatgttgcagctgaacacccctcacctcaccctccctgtGGTggcttcagtcgtcataaaaactcaaaaggtttagtttgttcagtttggacgactgtaaaaaacatggcagcctctgaAAAGGGACCAACtaccgatgtaaatataaagtatttaaatataaagggtccattctaggAAACAATAATTAGTACATTTTAGAtaattacacactagtgaaaacactaggattattatatattcaattcCTGCCAGTatatccctttcacctaaatcttacacactggccCTTTAAAACTACTGatccttgtttttgttgtgtgtgtcactttATGTTGTGAATTGCTCAGAGGCCGGAAGTGAacagtgtgtgagcagcagtgaACTTGACAGTCTGCAGCACTGTTTCTCGGGAATCAcgtggtgtgtgggtgtgggcaCAGTATAAGTACAGTTcaggaagaaacacacagacacacactgaacaccaCACAGCGAGATGATCCACCTCTGATTGTTATCCACGGATCATCTACAGGGACAAGCACAAGGTAACGTGTTTAAATGTCTGTGTGGAAGGGAAGGCTCTGCTTTGTTATGGAagtacggtgtgtgtgtgtgtgtgtgtgtgtgtgtgtgtgtgtgtgtgtgtgtgtgtgtgtgtgtgtgtgtgtggtgttcatGCACCAACTTCAAACATTAGAAATACACAGGGACAAGAAGAAATGAATGGTGGTGTGTTACTGGTTGTTACGACCTCTAATAGTTCTTCTGAGGGGAGATTAAGGGAAACTGTGAGTCTCCATTTTTTGGCAGCACGTGTAAAAGTAGACGCAGCctgaaatcacacacattttaaaagttcatCATAGTTTTGCTGCAtctatgtgtgtatttatatttacatcaggagcaggtcctctctaccgaggctgccatgtttcctgtagtagcccagactggacaaactgaaccttacgagtttttatgaaaactgaaggttaccacaggttctctgtcttgtttggaagaggaggatgaggtgaggtgtGTTCAGCTGCACCATGACACATCACGTCTAGATTCAATTCTACAAATTGAACCTTTAAAAGGAACTAAGTATAAATATTTTCCCAAACTCGAATGCAATAATCTTCAATTAAGCAGTTTTCAGGTTTTCCCTATGACAGTTTGCAAAACGAGTGTAAAAGTGATGTGATTGTGCTGCAAggtcactgtttgtgttgggaACTTCCAGATGGCCCagtggcagcagctgctcaaGCTGAACTTACTCCAGGGCGGCTTGGCTCAACTGTACGAGAGGAAATTCCCCCGACACATTCGCCACTCCCTCTGCTTCTGCATAGAGAGCCAGGACTGGTGAGACCGACACAGTGACACTCACAGAGTGGCAGATTGTACCGATGCCCAGATGATGCATTTTCatacaaacactgaaacacagcatgattttcagaataaaagcaacacCTCCCCTCGACCGTATTGCACATttctaatgaaaacacagacactcaaTTAACTGGACCTGCCCCAGAATGATATGGTTTATCTTTTGCACAAGATATTAATTGATAGTATAATTCTTTACATCTTTGTGGACAATGTACACACATCAAAGTATATACAGTATTGAATTATTGCTATACAACAATAACAttgacaaataaatagataaggaaaaaggcaaaaaaatgcaataaaagaTAATTAATGTTACAAATTCACTTGGGTGAAGGCGGAGCTCCCCCTCCTGTTTGAACTTGATGTACTTGGCTTATTGGACGACTCCCCTCACTTTAGTTTTATCAGTATCTTCTCATTCAGCACCTGCAGAAAGACACAACCCTTCATCTAAAGTGGATCTTTCTGTTGCTTTGCTTCAGGGATTCAGCAGCTGTGGATAAAAACAAAGCAGGCGCGTGTTTCCGTGCACTCCTGCAGTATTTGGAACAGCAGTGGAACCGCTTTGCTCAGGAGAGCAACATTTTGCATGGCCCTGATTTTCCAGGGATGAAGGACTACTTGCTGGTAGGAGAGACGTCCTGTATCACTGCTACATTTAGGATGATTTATGATATTGAGAGGATTGacacaactttttcttttgggTTTGTTCATTATGATTCAGGCACACTTTCGAGATGAGCCACGGAACCTGGCCATAATCCTCTCTGAATGTCTacgagaggaaaagaaaatcctggctTCCGCTTCTCCAGAACAGGtataactagaatggctctcGGTGCAGAGCAAACCTCCACCAGGGCCCGACAGTCTGATCTATCAAtcccttaaatatgcctgattgtttttaaatcaagatccgCAAGTTATTCCCTTGGagaatggtgaaaatgttgaaaaccacaacatctcacaatgtttaagaaatgctaaaaaaaaaaaattccagcGCCAAAATGTAACGTGTTCTTCCCCTGACAcgcaccacatccttccatcgaGTTTCATGCCAatacattgtgttgtttttgtgtaatcttgcttataacaaataaataaaccaacaaactaCATAaggtccttggtggaggtgatgaatAATAACTTCTATTCACGTCTGATCAAGTGCTGTGAAGATGAATCGGATATCCCTGTTACACAGATGCACTTCTGTCTGTGAGCCTTTTGTTTGTCAGAATCACAGCTGAACCCCACAAAtggcaaaagagagagaaacatcttTTTGTCGTTTTTCTCAGGGTTGTGAAAGTGCAGCTGTGGAACACAAGCTGACAGAGTTGGACAACGGAGTGAATGAGCTGAAACAGCAGACTTTGGTGAACTCCCTCTTTCTGTTCTGTGATGTCTCAGTTGTTTAGAGTTCATCCTGGAGAATCTTAATTTATTGTCTCTACATTTGTGAACTTTAACGCAGGAGCTAAAGAAGGAGATAAAGTCACTGGAGGACATGTATGAAAACTACGACTACTTAGAGAAAACCTGGCAAAGCAAAGGTACGGCAGTGGACGTGAGGAAACGGCGGATTGTTTTTAGGATTGAGTTCATGCTTCATGTTTATCTCGTTTGTCTTCATCAGAGGAACAGTGTGTGGGGTTGGCCCAGTCCCACGCTGCTGGGAGAGGGGAGTGTCTGAACCAGGCCAATTTTATCCTACAAAAAGAACAGGTACTGTAGATGCAGCTTTGAGTTGTTGTCATTGACGCGGCACACGTGTATATGAATGAAGGATTTATTCTCTTGTTATTACAGCACAAACAAATTACTTgtcaaacatgtatgaaaaccCCCCAAATGATCACTGTAAGCACTATACTATATCCACGGTTTCCACTGGAAAACAcgtttatataaaatacagaacaatacccaatgtttcctgtttctttgcAGACGGTGCTTCTGGAAATAGTGAACGTTTTAAAACGGGCAGAGCAGACGGTGGCAGCTCTCACTGAAGTCGAGCTGCCTGAGTGGAAGCGCCGACAGCAGATGTCCTGCATCGGAAGTCCGGTCGACACCAGTCTGGACCACCTCCAGAAGTGgtgaggcccccccccccccagcagtgCTCCGACCTTTTCACATTTGATATTTCACATTGACTCGGATACTTTGTGTGTAGCATCTTTCTGTTCCGACCATAACACTTCATTGTTGATGacagacatgtgtgtgtgtgtgtgtgtgtgtgtgtgtgtgtgtgtgtgtgtgcaggttcaCCACTGTGGCAGAGGTGCTGCTACAGGTTcgccagcagctgcagaaactACAAGACCACAACAAGAAGTACAACGGCACTGATGCCTCCAGCCTCCTGGGAGCACACGAGGAGCTCACACTGTCCTTGCTCACGTTGCTTCTTGCAAAGTGAGACACGGCATCAGGACTCGTCTatattataaacacacacacacacacacacacacacacacacacacacacacacacacacacacacacacacacacacacacacacacacacactttaaacattGTTGACATGTGCCGTTGTGGTCCTGTGTTATAGCGCTCTAGTGGTGGAGAAACAACCTGTCATGACGAGTACACCACAACGACCTCTGATAGTGAAGACTGGAGTACGGTTCTCAGCGACAGTTCGGTGAGGACACACCTgcatatgttttatatttgaattaaatattcTCCACTGTGGAGTGATTTCACATCTAGTTCATAGGAAATTGGATTTGGTTTTTTTAAGCTTTATCGTAACGTTGATTTCTAAATTAACcgtaaaaaaaatgtcaagatgaagtttttatctcttttcagAATCAAAAAGTCATCGTCTGTGAGCTTTAAATGTTATTGTAATAGATGTGTGCTTTTGTCGTTACTTTTGGTCTTTGCAGCTGAATGTACACACTTGTTACACATCACTTCTGTGTGGAATCAATATCATGACTCTGAAGTGGTATATTCAGTATTATTTGGGGGTTACTGAGGGGGAGATCACTCATTGAGAGAATAATTGTGATTTAAGAACTGATTTTCTTCTCAGGTTCTTGGCAAACCTCCCTGAATTCAAGGGCCTGCTCAAAGTCAAAGCTGTGTTTGACAAGTAAGTCAAAGATCCAGTTTAAACTTGAGCTTGTTGTATTGAATTTTCCTTTTGAATGACACTGTTTCTTCGTTTCTCTCGTAAAAAATCAAGGGATGTTGAAGAAATCTTGACCATCAATCGGTAGGTAAAAGCTACCGTAAACGCTGATCACTCATAAATACTCTCATTCCTGGAACACTGATTCATTCCCATATGTTTTGTAGACTCCGTCAGTTT encodes the following:
- the stat4 gene encoding signal transducer and activator of transcription 4 isoform X3; this encodes MSQWKQIQQLEIRLLEHVDYLYDDNFPMDIRQGLASWIESQDWDTAANDESMAAAQFTNLLSQMERVRSQEQNFLQRHNMKIIQQQLQIKYTTNPTVMARVISTCLREERRILSSACTQEQGPLEKSLQNSVAFERQTNLDNRVGIIRGSVQMMDQAVKYIEDVQDDFDFRYKTLQSRELSDRNSDAMKQEVTRLQEMLNRLDFKRKEILSKMDIVVKEIDDLMTSQLNPELQDWKRRQQVAAIGGPLLTSLDQLQSWLSLTAQSLFHVKRQLDKLGELVVKVTYESDPIPLQKPQLEERVKYLIYHIIKSSFVVEKQPCMPTHPQKPLIIKTGVQFTTKVRLLVKLPEVDYQLKVKTTFDKDLPPGRVSRQFFILTNNTKVMDIEDYSNGCLSVDFRHLQLKEKKYINGTKGSEGLLSVTEELHSLSFEACFTVQGLTIDLETCSLPLVVISNVSQLPGGWASVMWYNLLTHEPRNLAFFGNPPRAGWSQLSEVLSWQFSTFAGRGLNKEQLTMLGEKLIGQHVSCNDYHVSWSKFSKENIPGKPFGFWMWLDSILELIKKHLLPVWNENYIMGFVSKETERSLLKDRDRGTFLLRFSESHLGGITFTWVEHSDNGEVKFNSVEPYTKNRLSALPFADIIRDYKVISEGVVPENPLKFLYPDIPKDEAFGRLYNSQPCKVHPYISSTLIPISELRSHTSTTSPSCQSPEPPMTPGEFNMLNDHLCFDMMSSPYSE
- the stat4 gene encoding signal transducer and activator of transcription 4 isoform X1, with the translated sequence MSQWKQIQQLEIRLLEHVDYLYDDNFPMDIRQGLASWIESQDWDTAANDESMAAAQFTNLLSQMERVRSQEQNFLQRHNMKIIQQQLQIKYTTNPTVMARVISTCLREERRILSSACTQEQGPLEKSLQNSVAFERQTNLDNRVGIIRGSVQMMDQAVKYIEDVQDDFDFRYKTLQSRELSDRNSDAMKQEVTRLQEMLNRLDFKRKEILSKMDIVVKEIDDLMTSQLNPELQDWKRRQQVAAIGGPLLTSLDQLQSWLSLTAQSLFHVKRQLDKLGELVVKVTYESDPIPLQKPQLEERVKYLIYHIIKSSFVVEKQPCMPTHPQKPLIIKTGVQFTTKVRLLVKLPEVDYQLKVKTTFDKDLPPGRVSRQFFILTNNTKVMDIEDYSNGCLSVDFRHLQLKEKKYINGTKGSEGLLSVTEELHSLSFEACFTVQGLTIDLETCSLPLVVISNVSQLPGGWASVMWYNLLTHEPRNLAFFGNPPRAGWSQLSEVLSWQFSTFAGRGLNKEQLTMLGEKLIGQHVSCNDYHVSWSKFSKENIPGKPFGFWMWLDSILELIKKHLLPVWNENYIMGFVSKETERSLLKDRDRGTFLLRFSESHLGGITFTWVEHSDNGEVKFNSVEPYTKNRLSALPFADIIRDYKVISEGVVPENPLKFLYPDIPKDEAFGRLYNSQPCKVHPYISSTLIPISELRSHTSTTSPSCQSPEPPMTPGEFNMLNDHLCFDINTMSSPYSE
- the stat4 gene encoding signal transducer and activator of transcription 4 isoform X2, translated to MSQWKQIQQLEIRLLEHVDYLYDDNFPMDIRQGLASWIESQDWDTAANDESMAAAQFTNLLSQMERVRSQEQNFLQRHNMKIIQQQLQIKYTTNPTVMARVISTCLREERRILSSACTQEQGPLEKSLQNSVAFERQTNLDNRVGIIRGSVQMMDQAVKYIEDVQDDFDFRYKTLQSRELSDRNSDAMKQEVTRLQEMLNRLDFKRKEILSKMDIVVKEIDDLMTSQLNPELQDWKRRQQVAAIGGPLLTSLDQLQSWLSLTAQSLFHVKRQLDKLGELVVKVTYESDPIPLQKPQLEERVKYLIYHIIKSSFVVEKQPCMPTHPQKPLIIKTGVQFTTKVRLLVKLPEVDYQLKVKTTFDKDLPPGRVRQFFILTNNTKVMDIEDYSNGCLSVDFRHLQLKEKKYINGTKGSEGLLSVTEELHSLSFEACFTVQGLTIDLETCSLPLVVISNVSQLPGGWASVMWYNLLTHEPRNLAFFGNPPRAGWSQLSEVLSWQFSTFAGRGLNKEQLTMLGEKLIGQHVSCNDYHVSWSKFSKENIPGKPFGFWMWLDSILELIKKHLLPVWNENYIMGFVSKETERSLLKDRDRGTFLLRFSESHLGGITFTWVEHSDNGEVKFNSVEPYTKNRLSALPFADIIRDYKVISEGVVPENPLKFLYPDIPKDEAFGRLYNSQPCKVHPYISSTLIPISELRSHTSTTSPSCQSPEPPMTPGEFNMLNDHLCFDINTMSSPYSE
- the LOC117754943 gene encoding LOW QUALITY PROTEIN: signal transducer and activator of transcription 1-alpha/beta-like (The sequence of the model RefSeq protein was modified relative to this genomic sequence to represent the inferred CDS: deleted 2 bases in 1 codon) gives rise to the protein MAQWQQLLKLNLLQGGLAQLYERKFPRHIRHSLCFCIESQDWDSAAVDKNKAGACFRALLQYLEQQWNRFAQESNILHGPDFPGMKDYLLAHFRDEPRNLAIILSECLREEKKILASASPEQGCESAAVEHKLTELDNGVNELKQQTLELKKEIKSLEDMYENYDYLEKTWQSKEEQCVGLAQSHAAGRGECLNQANFILQKEQTVLLEIVNVLKRAEQTVAALTEVELPEWKRRQQMSCIGSPVDTSLDHLQKWFTTVAEVLLQVRQQLQKLQDHNKKYNGTDASSLLGAHEELTLSLLTLLLANALVVEKQPVMTSTPQRPLIVKTGVRFSATVRFLANLPEFKGLLKVKAVFDKDVEEILTINRLRQFRFLRDVTKVLDVDEPGGDLVAEFAHMSLKESRVKRESRVIVTEELHIVKFVTEFQFAGLGCNIEASSLPVVVVSSSNQMPAAWASIMWCNVLSSSEPRNLLLFLEPPPLAWQQLSQVLSWQFLSVGQRGLDENQLSMLRDRIVDAPEGLVHWDRFKNESTWTWIDGILDLIKRHLVDLWRDGHIMGFVSRKRTNVLLRAKPTGTFLLRFSESNKEGAVTFSWVDHAKGEPQLHAVDPYTKDDLSKMSMPDSICRYSVKEEGNPTRNPLLYLYPDIHRDAAFGLSGIVSYSNLTLTIRTRYSPSVLFNDKWILNVNVVKPVEANDRC